A section of the Humulus lupulus chromosome 2, drHumLupu1.1, whole genome shotgun sequence genome encodes:
- the LOC133815168 gene encoding probable xyloglucan galactosyltransferase GT12: MTKVEARPSVGVNITTNVTKIRDDHHRDSCWGRYVYVHNLPSKFNEELLKNCTSLTKWFDFCPYLTNMGFGPRVKEKNTKRVLSIRGWFNTNQFSLEVIFHNKMKHYKCLTNDSSSASAIFVPFYAGLDLGRFLWDFNTTMRDALSKSLVKWLRQRPEWENMWGRDHFFVGGRISWDFRRQSEEQSHWGSKLMSLPESKNMTLLTIESSFSNNDVAIPYPTYFHPSKDNQVFDWQKRMRATTRPYLFSFVGAPRPNMDDSIRGEIIKQCQSSGKLCKFLSCYNKAPTGTNLCDMPLNVMKVFESSVFCLQPSGDSYTRRSTFDSILAGCIPVFFNPNSAYKQYLWHFPGNQTRYSVLIPESDVKQRRVNIAGTLQRVPQSEVLAMREEVIKLIPRIIYANPKSSLERFEDAFDIAVKGVLERVEKVRKKMEEGKDSSIGFAELAI, from the coding sequence ATGACCAAAGTAGAGGCTCGGCCTTCTGTTGGGGTTAATATTACCACAAATGTCACCAAAATTCGTGATGATCATCATAGGGATTCTTGTTGGGGTCGATACGTTTATGTCCATAATCTACCATCAAAATTCAATGAGGAGCTTCTCAAGAATTGTACTTCTCTCACAAAGTGGTTCGATTTCTGTCCCTACTTAACCAACATGGGATTTGGTCCAAGAGTAAAAGAGAAGAATACTAAAAGAGTTTTATCAATACGAGGTTGGTTCAACACAAATCAGTTCTCCTTAGAAGTGATTTTCCACAACAAAATGAAGCATTACAAGTGCCTGACCAATGACTCATCTTCGGCCTCGGCAATCTTCGTCCCCTTCTATGCTGGACTTGATCTCGGACGCTTCCTTTGGGACTTCAACACAACTATGAGAGATGCTTTATCTAAAAGCCTAGTCAAATGGCTAAGACAAAGGCCAGAGTGGGAGAACATGTGGGGGAGAGACCATTTCTTTGTTGGTGGGAGAATTTCTTGGGACTTTAGGAGACAAAGTGAGGAACAATCTCACTGGGGTTCTAAGCTCATGTCCTTACCAGAATCAAAGAACATGACGCTGTTAACGATTGAATCTAGCTTTTCTAACAACGATGTTGCAATACCATACCCCACTTACTTCCATCCTTCAAAGGACAATCAAGTGTTTGATTGGCAGAAAAGAATGAGAGCCACAACAAGGCCTTACTTGTTCTCTTTTGTTGGTGCTCCAAGGCCGAATATGGACGACTCGATTCGGGGTGAGATCATCAAGCAATGCCAGTCTTCTGGAAAACTATGCAAGTTTCTAAGCTGTTATAATAAGGCTCCAACTGGTACTAATTTGTGTGATATGCCTTTGAATGTGATGAAAGTGTTTGAAAGTTCAGTTTTCTGCTTGCAGCCCTCAGGAGATTCTTACACAAGAAGATCGACTTTTGATTCGATCCTGGCAGGCTGTATTCCTGTTTTCTTCAACCCGAATTCGGCTTATAAGCAGTACTTGTGGCATTTTCCCGGGAACCAAACAAGATATTCTGTGTTGATACCAGAGAGTGATGTGAAGCAGAGAAGAGTTAACATAGCTGGAACATTGCAGAGAGTTCCACAAAGTGAAGTGTTGGCAATGAGAGAGGAAGTTATAAAGTTGATACCAAGAATTATATATGCAAATCCCAAGTCAAGTTTGGAGAGATTTGAAGATGCATTTGATATTGCTGTGAAGGGTGTTCTTGAAAGAGTGGAGAAAGTAaggaagaaaatggaagaagGCAAGGATTCTAGTATTGGTTTTGCAGAGTTAGCTATTTAA